In Quadrisphaera setariae, a single genomic region encodes these proteins:
- a CDS encoding aldo/keto reductase, whose translation MSDTTQKTGAVPTITLNDGRTIPQLGFGVFQVPPEDTAEVTGRAIEIGYRHIDTAEMYGNEKGVGEAVRASGLDRDEFFITSKLNNGFHRPDDARAAFSTTLSELGVEQVDLFLIHWPLPTLYDGDFPATWRVLEEFYRDGRARSIGVSNFTPHQLRRLARETEITPAVNQIEVHPYFTNDETRAYGVDHQIATEAWSPIAQGRVLDDPTISEIAERVGKSTAQVTLRWHVERGDIVFPKSVTTERMQANFEIFDFELADSDVAAISALDKGEAGRTGPNPETFDYVPS comes from the coding sequence GTGAGTGACACGACGCAGAAGACCGGAGCCGTCCCGACGATCACGCTCAACGACGGCCGCACCATCCCGCAGCTGGGCTTCGGGGTGTTCCAGGTGCCCCCGGAGGACACCGCCGAGGTGACCGGGCGGGCGATCGAGATCGGCTACCGCCACATCGACACCGCTGAGATGTACGGGAACGAGAAGGGCGTCGGCGAGGCCGTGCGCGCCTCCGGACTCGACCGCGACGAGTTCTTCATCACCAGCAAGCTCAACAACGGCTTCCACCGACCCGACGACGCGCGGGCCGCGTTCTCGACGACGCTGTCCGAGCTGGGGGTGGAGCAGGTCGACCTGTTCCTCATCCACTGGCCGCTGCCCACGCTGTACGACGGCGACTTCCCCGCCACCTGGCGGGTCCTGGAGGAGTTCTACCGCGACGGCCGCGCCCGCTCGATCGGCGTCTCCAACTTCACGCCCCACCAGCTCCGCCGCCTGGCCCGCGAGACGGAGATCACCCCGGCGGTGAACCAGATCGAGGTCCACCCCTACTTCACCAACGACGAGACCCGGGCCTACGGCGTCGACCACCAGATCGCCACCGAGGCCTGGTCGCCCATCGCCCAGGGCCGCGTCCTCGACGACCCCACCATCTCGGAGATCGCCGAGCGCGTCGGGAAGTCGACGGCGCAGGTGACGCTGCGCTGGCACGTCGAGCGCGGCGACATCGTCTTCCCCAAGTCGGTGACCACCGAGCGCATGCAGGCCAACTTCGAGATCTTCGACTTCGAGCTGGCCGACTCCGACGTCGCCGCCATCAGCGCCCTCGACAAGGGCGAGGCCGGCCGCACCGGCCCGAACCCCGAGACGTTCGACTACGTCCCCAGCTGA